Proteins from one Gossypium raimondii isolate GPD5lz chromosome 8, ASM2569854v1, whole genome shotgun sequence genomic window:
- the LOC105790353 gene encoding uncharacterized protein LOC105790353 produces MTFLMPSPEVSTAFAKIFSIPTPHHKFLKSCAISKNDDEKVWSKTNARVGVKDVGSTVSGLSQNLRLYVQFSAPVKRGSKSSKEEEEKQDYYVNMGYAIRTLREELPDIFYRELSFDIYRDDIVFKDPLNTFIGIDNYKSFFSALRFHGRIFFKALWLDIVSVWQPMENVIMVRWTIHGIPRVPWESHGRFDGTSEYKLDKKGKIYEHRVDNTALNSPPKFHVLAVEDLIRSVGCPSTPRPTYFEISSVSPPEKT; encoded by the exons ATGACATTTCTCATGCCTTCACCTGAAGTTTCCACCGCCTTTGCAAAAATTTTCTCTATCCCTACTCCTCACCATAAATTCCTCAAGAGCTGCGCGATTTCGAAGAACGACGACGAGAAAGTTTGGTCAAAGACCAACGCTAGGGTCGGTGTTAAAGATGTCGGCAGTACGGTTTCGGGTTTGAGCCAAAACTTGAGGTTGTACGTACAATTTTCGGCTCCGGTGAAGCGAGGATCGAAGTCCAGcaaagaggaagaggaaaagCAGGATTATTACGTGAATATGGGTTACGCTATTCGGACCTTGAGAGAGGAGTTGCCGGACATCTTCTACAGAGAGCTCAGTTTTGATATTTACAG GGATGATATTGTATTCAAAGATCCTCTCAATACTTTCATCGGAATCGACAATTATAAGTCATTCTTCTCGGCACTGCGATTCCATGGGAGGATATTTTTCAAAGCTCTCTGGCTTGACATTGTCAGTGTATGGCAGCCAATGGAGAATGTCATAATGGTTCGCTGGACCATCCATGGCATTCCACGAGTCCCATGGGAAAGTCATGGTCGATTCGATGGCACTTCTGAATACAAACTCGACAAGAAGGGAAAAATATATGAGCACCGAGTCGACAACACCGCACTGAATTCACCCCCTAAGTTTCACGTGCTAGCTGTGGAAGATCTAATCCGATCCGTAGGTTGCCCCTCAACCCCAAGGCCAACTTACTTCGAGATCTCGTCGGTTTCACCTCCagaaaaaacataa
- the LOC105790354 gene encoding BTB/POZ domain-containing protein POB1 isoform X1, which yields MKDQLNSDPTTDMGSRFRHGASGSGSDGDFGFAFNDSNFSDRLLRIEIMGVRSECHPDGEDCTGISDWDHHRKRRREDIKKEIVLDLSLCPEEQILNDSQPDMDDGAGCENQDAEAEAVAMAEEIHSGDEDENSNESSWSMDCSTVLRVKTLHISSPILAAKSPFFYKLFSNGMRESEQRHVTLRINASEEDALLELLNFMYSNTLSVTTAPALLDVLMAADKFEVASCMRYCSWLLHNLPMTPESALLYLDLPSSVLMGEAVQPLTDAAKQYLAARYKDVTKFQEEVMALPLAGIQAILASDDLQIASEDAVYDFVLKWARAQYPKLEDRREVLGSHLAQYIRFPYMTCRKLKKVLTCNDFDQDVASKLVLEALFYKADAPYRQRSLAAEESATSNHRFVERAYKYRPVKVVEFELPRQQCVVYLDLKREECVNLFPSGRVYSQAFHLGGQGFFLSAHCNMDQQSSFHCLGLFLGMQEKGSTSFTVDYEFAARLKPTEEFVCKYKGNYTFTGGKAVGYRNLFAVPWTSFVAEDSIYFINGTLHLRAELTIRLCS from the exons ATGAAAGACCAATTGAATTCGGACCCCACGACGGATATGGGTTCGAGGTTCCGGCATGGAGCCTCTGGCTCCGGCTCCGATGGTGATTTCGGTTTCGCTTTCAACGATAGTAATTTCTCCGACCGGCTTCTTCGGATCGAGATTATGGGTGTCCGATCGGAGTGTCACCCTGATGGTGAAGATTGCACCGGTATCTCCGATTGGGACCACCACCGCAAAAGGCGCCGGGAGGATATCAAGAAGGAAATCG TTTTGGATCTTAGTTTATGTCCTGAGGAGCAGATTTTAAATGATAGCCAGCCTGATATGGATGATGGTGCGGGCTGCGAAAATCAAGATGCAGAGGCAGAGGCTGTGGCAATGGCTGAAGAAATACATTCAG GTGATGAAGATGAAAATAGTAATGAATCAAGTTGGAGCATGGATTGTTCTACAGTTCTGAGAGTTAAAACATTGCATATCAGCTCTCCCATTTTAGCAGCGAAAAGTCCATTCTTCTACAAG CTTTTCTCAAATGGGATGAGGGAATCAGAGCAACGGCATGTAACCTTAAGAATCAATGCCTCCG AGGAAGATGCCCTTTTGGagcttttgaattttatgtatAGCAACACCTTATCTGTCACCACAGCTCCAGCCTTGCTTGATGTGTTGATGGCTGCTGACAAATTTGAGGTTGCCTCATGCATGAGATATTGCAGTTGGTTATTACACAATTTGCCTATGACACCAGAATCAGCTCTGCTTTATTTGGATCTTCCCTCGAGTGTATTAATGGGTGAAGCTGTCCAACCTTTGACTGATGCCGCAAAGCAGTATCTCGCTGCCCGTTACAAGGACGTGACCAA GTTCCAAGAAGAGGTAATGGCTTTGCCACTAGCTGGGATCCAGGCAATATTGGCCAGTGATGATCTTCAGATTGCATCCGAAGATGCGGTGTATGATTTCGTGTTGAAGTGGGCCAGGGCTCAATACCCAAAACTAGAAGACCGAAGAGAAGTGCTTGGTTCACACCTTGCACAATATATTCGTTTCCCTTACATGACTTGCCGGAAACTTAAGAAGGTATTAACATGTAATGATTTTGATCAAGACGTCGCATCGAAACTTGTGCTCGAGGCCCTCTTTTACAAGGCTGATGCCCCATATAGACAACGAAGCTTGGCTGCAGAGGAATCTGCAACCTCAAACCATCGATTCGTTGAGCGAGCTTACAAATATCGGCCCGTTAAGGTAGTGGAATTCGAACTTCCCCGTCAGCAATGTGTCGTGTACCTCGACTTGAAGAGGGAGGAATGTGTAAACTTGTTCCCATCCGGACGAGTCTATTCTCAGGCATTCCACCTAGGGGGACAAGGTTTCTTCCTATCAGCACATTGCAACATGGACCAACAAAGCTCTTTCCATTGCTTGGGGTTGTTTTTAGGAATGCAGGAAAAGGGCTCCACTAGTTTCACGGTGGACTACGAATTCGCAGCAAGATTAAAGCCGACAGAAGAGTTTGTTTGTAAATACAAAGGGAACTACACATTCACCGGCGGCAAGGCGGTTGGCTACAGGAATTTATTCGCTGTACCTTGGACATCTTTCGTGGCAGAAGATAGTATTTACTTTATAAATGGTACCCTCCATCTTAGGGCTGAGTTAACTATCAGATTGTGTTCCTGA
- the LOC105790354 gene encoding BTB/POZ domain-containing protein POB1 isoform X2 codes for MMLRADHMIMLSRWISKILDLSLCPEEQILNDSQPDMDDGAGCENQDAEAEAVAMAEEIHSGDEDENSNESSWSMDCSTVLRVKTLHISSPILAAKSPFFYKLFSNGMRESEQRHVTLRINASEEDALLELLNFMYSNTLSVTTAPALLDVLMAADKFEVASCMRYCSWLLHNLPMTPESALLYLDLPSSVLMGEAVQPLTDAAKQYLAARYKDVTKFQEEVMALPLAGIQAILASDDLQIASEDAVYDFVLKWARAQYPKLEDRREVLGSHLAQYIRFPYMTCRKLKKVLTCNDFDQDVASKLVLEALFYKADAPYRQRSLAAEESATSNHRFVERAYKYRPVKVVEFELPRQQCVVYLDLKREECVNLFPSGRVYSQAFHLGGQGFFLSAHCNMDQQSSFHCLGLFLGMQEKGSTSFTVDYEFAARLKPTEEFVCKYKGNYTFTGGKAVGYRNLFAVPWTSFVAEDSIYFINGTLHLRAELTIRLCS; via the exons ATGATGTTGAGAGCCGATCACATGATAATGTTGTCGAGATGGATTTCAAAGA TTTTGGATCTTAGTTTATGTCCTGAGGAGCAGATTTTAAATGATAGCCAGCCTGATATGGATGATGGTGCGGGCTGCGAAAATCAAGATGCAGAGGCAGAGGCTGTGGCAATGGCTGAAGAAATACATTCAG GTGATGAAGATGAAAATAGTAATGAATCAAGTTGGAGCATGGATTGTTCTACAGTTCTGAGAGTTAAAACATTGCATATCAGCTCTCCCATTTTAGCAGCGAAAAGTCCATTCTTCTACAAG CTTTTCTCAAATGGGATGAGGGAATCAGAGCAACGGCATGTAACCTTAAGAATCAATGCCTCCG AGGAAGATGCCCTTTTGGagcttttgaattttatgtatAGCAACACCTTATCTGTCACCACAGCTCCAGCCTTGCTTGATGTGTTGATGGCTGCTGACAAATTTGAGGTTGCCTCATGCATGAGATATTGCAGTTGGTTATTACACAATTTGCCTATGACACCAGAATCAGCTCTGCTTTATTTGGATCTTCCCTCGAGTGTATTAATGGGTGAAGCTGTCCAACCTTTGACTGATGCCGCAAAGCAGTATCTCGCTGCCCGTTACAAGGACGTGACCAA GTTCCAAGAAGAGGTAATGGCTTTGCCACTAGCTGGGATCCAGGCAATATTGGCCAGTGATGATCTTCAGATTGCATCCGAAGATGCGGTGTATGATTTCGTGTTGAAGTGGGCCAGGGCTCAATACCCAAAACTAGAAGACCGAAGAGAAGTGCTTGGTTCACACCTTGCACAATATATTCGTTTCCCTTACATGACTTGCCGGAAACTTAAGAAGGTATTAACATGTAATGATTTTGATCAAGACGTCGCATCGAAACTTGTGCTCGAGGCCCTCTTTTACAAGGCTGATGCCCCATATAGACAACGAAGCTTGGCTGCAGAGGAATCTGCAACCTCAAACCATCGATTCGTTGAGCGAGCTTACAAATATCGGCCCGTTAAGGTAGTGGAATTCGAACTTCCCCGTCAGCAATGTGTCGTGTACCTCGACTTGAAGAGGGAGGAATGTGTAAACTTGTTCCCATCCGGACGAGTCTATTCTCAGGCATTCCACCTAGGGGGACAAGGTTTCTTCCTATCAGCACATTGCAACATGGACCAACAAAGCTCTTTCCATTGCTTGGGGTTGTTTTTAGGAATGCAGGAAAAGGGCTCCACTAGTTTCACGGTGGACTACGAATTCGCAGCAAGATTAAAGCCGACAGAAGAGTTTGTTTGTAAATACAAAGGGAACTACACATTCACCGGCGGCAAGGCGGTTGGCTACAGGAATTTATTCGCTGTACCTTGGACATCTTTCGTGGCAGAAGATAGTATTTACTTTATAAATGGTACCCTCCATCTTAGGGCTGAGTTAACTATCAGATTGTGTTCCTGA
- the LOC105790356 gene encoding uncharacterized protein LOC105790356 — MGMESVPKVSPTPTLGAGGLHNGDQAAAKTWCGSDFQMPLHYPRYTEADYEAMPEWKLDCLLKEYGLPITGDVEQKRSFAMGAFLWPR; from the coding sequence ATGGGTATGGAATCAGTACCCAAGGTATCGCCGACTCCAACCCTTGGCGCCGGCGGCCTGCACAACGGTGATCAAGCTGCGGCTAAAACCTGGTGCGGCAGCGACTTTCAGATGCCGCTGCATTACCCAAGGTACACCGAAGCTGATTACGAAGCCATGCCTGAGTGGAAACTTGATTGTTTGCTTAAAGAATACGGACTACCCATCACCGGCGACGTTGAGCAGAAGAGAAGCTTCGCCATGGGAGCTTTTCTGTGGCCTCGTTAG
- the LOC105790355 gene encoding mitochondrial adenine nucleotide transporter ADNT1, with protein sequence MASEDVKTSESAVSTIVNLAEEAKLAREGVKAPSYAILSICKSLVAGGVAGGLSRTAVAPLERLKILLQVQNPHSIKYNGTVQGLKYIWRTEGFRGLFKGNGTNCARIVPNSAVKFFSYEQASKGILYLYQQQTGNEDAQLTPLLRLGAGACAGIIAMSATYPMDMVRGRLTVQTDSSPFQYRGMFHALSTVLRQEGPRALYKGWLPSVIGVIPYVGLNFAVYESLKDWLIKNKQFGFAEDSELSVTTRLACGAAAGTVGQTVAYPLDVIRRRMQMVGWKDAASVVTGDGRNKAPLEYTGMIDAFRKTVRHEGFGALYKGLVPNSVKVVPSIAIAFVTYEVVKDILGVEIRISD encoded by the exons ATGGCTTCGGAGGATGTGAAGACTAGCGAATCGGCGGTTTCGACGATCGTTAATTTAGCCGAGGAAGCGAAGCTTGCGAGAGAGGGCGTCAAGGCACCTAGCTATGCTATTCTTAGCATCTGCAAGTCTCTCGTTGCCGGCGGCGTGGCCGGTGGACT GTCACGAACTGCCGTTGCTCCTTTGGAACGTTTAAAGATTTTACTTcag GTTCAGAATCCACATAGTATAAAATACAACGGAACGGTTCAAGGCTTGAAGTACATTTGGAGAACGGAAGGTTTTCGTGGATTATTCAAGGGCAATGGTACTAATTGTGCACGCATTGTTCCAAACTCTGCGGTCAAATTCTTCAGCTATGAGCAAGCTTCAAA GGGAATCCTGTATCTATATCAACAGCAAACTGGCAATG AAGATGCTCAACTCACTCCTCTTCTACGCCTTGGAGCTGGAGCATGTGCTGGAATAATTGCCATGTCTGCAACTTACCCAATGGACATGGTACGAGGCAGGCTTACTGTACAg ACAGACAGCTCTCCTTTTCAGTACAGAGGAATGTTCCATGCTCTGTCAACTGTGTTGCGGCAAGAAGGCCCACGGGCATTGTACAAGGGTTGGCTTCCTTCAGTCATTGGAGTT ATACCATATGTGGGTTTGAATTTTGCTGTGTACGAGTCTCTAaaagattggttaataaaaaataaacaattcgGATTTGCTGAGGACTCTGAGTTGAGTGTGACAACGAGGCTTGCTTGTGGGGCTGCTGCTGGAACTGTTGGGCAAACTGTTGCTTACCCTCTCGATGTCATCCGCAGAAGAATGCAAATGGTAGGATGGAAAGATGCTGCATCAGTTGTCACTGGTGATGGGAGGAATAAGGCTCCTCTTGAGTATACTGGCATGATCGATGCATTCAGGAAAACTGTTAGGCACGAGGGCTTTGGAGCATTATACAAGGGTCTGGTCCCTAATTCTGTGAAG GTTGTACCTTCAATAGCTATTGCGTTCGTGACATATGAGGTGGTGAAAGACATTTTAGGAGTTGAAATCAGAATATCAGACTAA